A single window of Camelus dromedarius isolate mCamDro1 chromosome 20, mCamDro1.pat, whole genome shotgun sequence DNA harbors:
- the C20H8orf82 gene encoding UPF0598 protein C8orf82 homolog isoform X1 — translation MGKTCQAREPVREEAWPGVRGGCGEVGRGLPSTRLSALGVHRRARKVDAHRGLPALGPALSGFHLGLMGHGLPLCLQLFLDDSKMKNFITCFKDPQFLVVFFSRLRPNRSGRYEASFPFLSPCGRERNFLRCEDRPVVFTHLLAADAGPPRLSYCGGGEALAVPFEPARLLPLAANGRLYHPAPERAGGVGLVRSALAFELSACFEYAPGAPDLPSHVCWQGRRFALTMDLAPLLLAAPPP, via the exons atGGGGAAGACGTGTCAGGCCAGAGAACCTGTGCGTGAGGAAGCATGGCCTGGAGTGCGGGGTGGATGCGGGGAAGTCGGCAGGGGTTTACCTTCCACGCGCCTCTCTGCACTCGGTGTGCACAGACGAGCAAGGAAAGTGGACGCCCACCGGGGCCTTCCCGCTCTGGGGCCAGCTCTGTCGGGCTTCCACCTGGGACTGATGGGTCACGGCCTGCCCCTCTGTCTGCAGCTTTTCCTAGATGACTCCAAAATGAAGAACTTCATCACCTGCTTCAAAG ACCCGCAGTTCCTGGTCGTCTTCTTCTCTCGCCTGAGACCCAACCGCAGCGGGCGCTACGaggcctccttccccttcctctcaccATGCGGCAGGGAGCGCAACTTCCTCCGCTGCGAGGACCGGCCCGTGGTCTTCACGCACCTGCTGGCCGCGGACGCCGGGCCCCCGCGCCTCTCCTACTGCGGCGGCGGCGAGGCCCTGGCCGTACCCTTCGAGCCGGCGCGCCTGCTGCCCCTGGCCGCCAATGGGCGGCTCTACCACCCAGCGCCGGAGCGCGCGGGCGGTGTAGGGCTGGTGCGATCGGCCCTGGCCTTCGAGCTCAGCGCCTGCTTCGAGTACGCGCCCGGCGCGCCAGACCTGCCCTCTCACGTGTGTTGGCAGGGCCGCCGTTTCGCGCTCACTATGGACCTGGCCCCGCTGCTGCTCGCTGCCCCGCCACCCTGA
- the LRRC24 gene encoding leucine-rich repeat-containing protein 24 isoform X1, which translates to MAPGAPTLLLLLLLSLSSVLPCAASCPAACRCYSATVECGALQLHVIPPGIPPGTQTLFLQDNCIAHLEPGVLTPLASLRHLYLHNNSLHALEPGAFRAQSRLLELALTSNGLRGLRVGAFAGLAQLRVLYLAGNQLVQLLDFTFLHLQAPFPDDLLSLLQRLQELHLQENSIELLEDQALAGLSSLALLDLSRNQLGTISQEALQPLASLQVLRLTENPWRCDCALHWLGAWIKEGGQRLLSSRDRKIMCAEPPRLALQSLLDVSGSSLICIPPSVHVEPLEVTANLGEDLRVACQASGYPQPLVTWRKVAQPREGPPPAQAQPEGGVPVPGGSGASDTGSGMLFLTNITLAHAGKYECEASNAGGAARVPFQLLVNLSRQQQLAPAPPPAAGPISHEPLPEAGSMAFRALGLAMQTVIAAAIALLALTALLLATMICRRRRRRKKAPGPPGEGALFVNDYSEGPYTFAQLEELRDERGHEMFVIDRSKPLFAESPAETTEGTEPGPAQGLPLQPPAAYEIHC; encoded by the exons ATGGCCCCAGGGGCACCCACattgctgttgctgttgctgctgtcACTATCCAGTGTCCTGCCCTGCGCTGCCAGCTGTCCAGCTGCCTGCCGCTGCTACAGCGCCACAGTGGAGTGCGGTGCCCTGCAGCTCCACGTCATCCCACCTGGGATCCCGCCCGGGACACAG ACACTGTTCCTGCAGGACAACTGCATTGCACACCTGGAACCCGGTGTCTTGACGCCTCTGGCCTCCTTGCGCCATCTCTACCTGCACAACAACAGCCTGCACGCTCTGGAGCCAGGTGCCTTCCGCGCGCAGTCGCGCCTGCTGGAGCTGGCGCTCACCAGCAATGGGCTGCGAGGCTTGCGTGTAGGCGCTTTTGCTGGTCTGGCCCAACTGCGTGTACTCTACCTAGCCGGTAACCAGCTGGTGCAGCTGCTGGATTTCACCTTCCTACACCTGCAG GCCCCTTTCCCTGATGATCTACTGTCCCTGCTTCAGCGACTGCAGGAGCTGCACCTGCAGGAAAACAGCATTGAGCTGCTGGAGGACCAGGCCCTGGCCGGGCTCTCTTCGCTGGCCCTGCTGGACCTCAGCAGGAACCAGCTGGGCACCATCAGCCAAGAGGCCCTGCAGCCCCTAGCCAGCCTGCAGGTCCTACGCCTCACAG AGAACCCATGGCGCTGTGACTGTGCCCTGCACTGGCTGGGAGCCTGGATCAAAGAGGGGGGCCAGCGGCTGCTCAGCTCCAGGGACAGGAAGATCATGTGTGCAGAGCCTCCCCGCCTGGCACTTCAGAGTCTCCTGGACGTGTCTGGCAGTAGCCTCATCTGCATCCCACCCTCTGTGCACGTGGAGCCGCTGGAGGTGACAGCCAACCTGGGTGAGGACCTACGGGTTGCCTGCCAGGCTTCTGGCTACCCGCAGCCCCTCGTGACCTGGAGAAAGGTGGCACAGCCTCGCGAGGGGCCGCCGCCGGCCCAAGCTCAACCAGAAGGTGGGGTGCCGGTCCCAGGCGGGTCCGGGGCCTCTGACACGGGCAGCGGCATGCTTTTCCTCACCAACATCACCCTGGCCCACGCCGGCAAGTACGAGTGCGAGGCCTCCAACGCCGGCGGCGCCGCCCGCGTGCCCTTCCAGCTCCTGGTCAACCTGTCCCGGCAGCAGCAGCTGGCGCCCGCGCCGCCCCCGGCCGCCGGCCCCATCAGCCACGAGCCCCTGCCCGAAGCAGGCAGCATGGCCTTCCGCGCCCTGGGCCTGGCCATGCAGACGGTCATCGCGGCGGCCATTGCGCTCCTGGCGCTCACGGCGCTGCTGCTGGCGACCATGATCTGCCGCCGGCGACGCAGGCGCAAAAAAGCGCCAGGGCCTCCGGGGGAGGGCGCTCTCTTCGTCAACGACTACTCCGAAGGCCCCTACACCTTCGCGCAGCTCGAGGAGCTACGCGACGAGCGGGGCCACGAGATGTTCGTCATCGACCGCTCCAAGCCGCTCTTCGCCGAGAGCCCAGCGGAGACGACCGAGGGCACGGAACCCGGACCCGCGCAAGGGCTCCCGCTGCAGCCGCCCGCCGCCTACGAGATCCACTGCtga
- the LRRC24 gene encoding leucine-rich repeat-containing protein 24 isoform X2 — MAPGAPTLLLLLLLSLSSVLPCAASCPAACRCYSATVECGALQLHVIPPGIPPGTQTLFLQDNCIAHLEPGVLTPLASLRHLYLHNNSLHALEPGAFRAQSRLLELALTSNGLRGLRVGAFAGLAQLRVLYLAGNQLVQLLDFTFLHLQRLQELHLQENSIELLEDQALAGLSSLALLDLSRNQLGTISQEALQPLASLQVLRLTENPWRCDCALHWLGAWIKEGGQRLLSSRDRKIMCAEPPRLALQSLLDVSGSSLICIPPSVHVEPLEVTANLGEDLRVACQASGYPQPLVTWRKVAQPREGPPPAQAQPEGGVPVPGGSGASDTGSGMLFLTNITLAHAGKYECEASNAGGAARVPFQLLVNLSRQQQLAPAPPPAAGPISHEPLPEAGSMAFRALGLAMQTVIAAAIALLALTALLLATMICRRRRRRKKAPGPPGEGALFVNDYSEGPYTFAQLEELRDERGHEMFVIDRSKPLFAESPAETTEGTEPGPAQGLPLQPPAAYEIHC; from the exons ATGGCCCCAGGGGCACCCACattgctgttgctgttgctgctgtcACTATCCAGTGTCCTGCCCTGCGCTGCCAGCTGTCCAGCTGCCTGCCGCTGCTACAGCGCCACAGTGGAGTGCGGTGCCCTGCAGCTCCACGTCATCCCACCTGGGATCCCGCCCGGGACACAG ACACTGTTCCTGCAGGACAACTGCATTGCACACCTGGAACCCGGTGTCTTGACGCCTCTGGCCTCCTTGCGCCATCTCTACCTGCACAACAACAGCCTGCACGCTCTGGAGCCAGGTGCCTTCCGCGCGCAGTCGCGCCTGCTGGAGCTGGCGCTCACCAGCAATGGGCTGCGAGGCTTGCGTGTAGGCGCTTTTGCTGGTCTGGCCCAACTGCGTGTACTCTACCTAGCCGGTAACCAGCTGGTGCAGCTGCTGGATTTCACCTTCCTACACCTGCAG CGACTGCAGGAGCTGCACCTGCAGGAAAACAGCATTGAGCTGCTGGAGGACCAGGCCCTGGCCGGGCTCTCTTCGCTGGCCCTGCTGGACCTCAGCAGGAACCAGCTGGGCACCATCAGCCAAGAGGCCCTGCAGCCCCTAGCCAGCCTGCAGGTCCTACGCCTCACAG AGAACCCATGGCGCTGTGACTGTGCCCTGCACTGGCTGGGAGCCTGGATCAAAGAGGGGGGCCAGCGGCTGCTCAGCTCCAGGGACAGGAAGATCATGTGTGCAGAGCCTCCCCGCCTGGCACTTCAGAGTCTCCTGGACGTGTCTGGCAGTAGCCTCATCTGCATCCCACCCTCTGTGCACGTGGAGCCGCTGGAGGTGACAGCCAACCTGGGTGAGGACCTACGGGTTGCCTGCCAGGCTTCTGGCTACCCGCAGCCCCTCGTGACCTGGAGAAAGGTGGCACAGCCTCGCGAGGGGCCGCCGCCGGCCCAAGCTCAACCAGAAGGTGGGGTGCCGGTCCCAGGCGGGTCCGGGGCCTCTGACACGGGCAGCGGCATGCTTTTCCTCACCAACATCACCCTGGCCCACGCCGGCAAGTACGAGTGCGAGGCCTCCAACGCCGGCGGCGCCGCCCGCGTGCCCTTCCAGCTCCTGGTCAACCTGTCCCGGCAGCAGCAGCTGGCGCCCGCGCCGCCCCCGGCCGCCGGCCCCATCAGCCACGAGCCCCTGCCCGAAGCAGGCAGCATGGCCTTCCGCGCCCTGGGCCTGGCCATGCAGACGGTCATCGCGGCGGCCATTGCGCTCCTGGCGCTCACGGCGCTGCTGCTGGCGACCATGATCTGCCGCCGGCGACGCAGGCGCAAAAAAGCGCCAGGGCCTCCGGGGGAGGGCGCTCTCTTCGTCAACGACTACTCCGAAGGCCCCTACACCTTCGCGCAGCTCGAGGAGCTACGCGACGAGCGGGGCCACGAGATGTTCGTCATCGACCGCTCCAAGCCGCTCTTCGCCGAGAGCCCAGCGGAGACGACCGAGGGCACGGAACCCGGACCCGCGCAAGGGCTCCCGCTGCAGCCGCCCGCCGCCTACGAGATCCACTGCtga
- the LRRC14 gene encoding leucine-rich repeat-containing protein 14: MHTLVFLSTRQMLQCQSAACQALPLLPRELFPLLFKVAFMDKKTVVLRELVHMWPFPLLSFQQLLQECAHCSRALLQERPSTESMQAVILGLTTRLHTPETEAGTQPLCRKHVLRVLDMTGLLDDGVEQDPGTMSMWDCTAAVARTCIAQQQGRTAEPGLAPIPVEVRVDLRVNRASYAFLREALRSSVGSPLRLCCRDLRAEDLPMRNTVALLQLLDAGCLRRVDLRFNNLGLRGLSVIIPHVARFQHLASLRLHYVHGDSRQPSVDGEDNFRYFLAQMGRFTCLRELSMGSSLLSGRLDQLLSTLQSPLESLELAFCALLPEDLRFLAQSPHAVHLKKLDLSGNDLSGRQLEPFQGLLQAAAATLLHLELTECQLADTQLLVTLPVLTRCTSLRYLGLYGNPLSMAGLKELLRDSVAQAELRTVVHPFPVDCYEGLPWPPPASVLLEASINEEKFARVEAELHQLLLASGRAHVLWTTDIYGRLAADYFSL; the protein is encoded by the exons ATGCACACGCTTGTGTTCCTGAGCACACGGCAGATGCTCCAGTGCCAGTCAGCTgcctgccaggccctgcccctgctgcCACGAGAGCTCTTCCCCTTGCTGTTCAAAGTGGCCTTTATGGACAAGAAGACTGTTGTGCTGCGGGAGCTGGTGCACATGTGGCCCTTCCCACTGCTCAGCTTCCAGCAGCTGCTGCAGGAGTGTGCCCACTGCAGCCGGGCCCTGCTGCAGGAGCGGCCTAGTACTGAGAGCATGCAAGCCGTGATCCTGGGGCTGACCACCCGGCTCCACACCCCAGAGACTGAGGCTGGCACTCAGCCCCTCTGCAG GAAGCACGTGCTGCGGGTGCTGGACATGACGGGCCTTCTGGATGACGGCGTGGAGCAGGACCCTGGCACCATGAGCATGTGGGACTGCACAGCAGCTGTGGCCCGCACGTGCATTGCACAGCAGCAGGGCAGGACTGCAGAGCCAGGGCTGGCCCCCATTCCTGTGGAGGTGCGTGTGGACCTGCGGGTGAACCGGGCCTCTTATGCATTCCTGCGGGAGGCGCTCCGCAGCAGCGTAGGCAGCCCACTGCGGCTCTGCTGCCGGGACCTGCGGGCTGAGGACTTGCCCATGCGCAATACAGTGGCCCTGCTACAGCTTCTGGATGCTGGCTGCCTGCGCCGTGTGGACCTGCGCTTCAACAACTTGGGCCTGCGTGGCCTGTCTGTCATCATCCCGCACGTGGCCCGCTTCCAGCACCTGGCCAGCCTGCGGCTGCACTATGTCCATGGGGACTCACGGCAGCCCTCCGTGGACGGTGAGGACAACTTCCGCTACTTCCTGGCTCAGATGGGTCGCTTCACTTGTTTGCGGGAGCTCAGCATGGGCTCCTCTCTCCTCTCGGGGCGGCTGGACCAGCTACTCAG CACCCTGCAGAGCCCCCTGGAGAGCCTGGAGCTGGCCTTCTGTGCCCTACTGCCTGAAGACCTGCGTTTCCTGGCACAGAGCCCTCATGCTGTCCACCTCAAGAAGTTGGACCTGAGTGGCAACGACCTGTCCGGCAGACAGCTGGAGCCCTTCCAGGGTCTGCTACAGGCAGCAGCAGCCACTCTGCTGCACCTGGAGCTGACTGAGTGCCAGCTTGCTGATACCCAGCTGCTGGTCACACTCCCTGTGCTGACTCGCTGCACCAGCCTCCGCTACCTCGGCCTCTACGGCAATCCACTGTCCATGGCAGGCCTCAAGGAACTCCTGCGGGACTCAGTGGCACAGGCTGAGCTGCGCACAGTGGTGCACCCTTTCCCTGTGGACTGCTATGAGGGCCTGCCCTGGCCACCGCCTGCCTCTGTCCTGCTGGAAGCCTCCATCAATGAAGAGAAGTTTGCCCGTGTGGAGGCTGAGCTGCACCAGTTGCTGCTGGCCTCGGGCCGTGCTCATGTGCTCTGGACCACAGACATCTATGGGCGCCTGGCTGCAGACTACTTTAGCCTGTGA